One genomic window of Brevundimonas vesicularis includes the following:
- the dksA gene encoding RNA polymerase-binding protein DksA, whose translation MSALASVVSDETGPYRPSDSEPFMNERQQAYFKKKLLAWKDEILRESKGTVVNLKAETENHPDLVDRASSESDRALELRTRDRQRKLISKIDDALRRIEDGSYGYCEDTGEPISLGRLEARPTATLSVEAQERHERRERVHRDD comes from the coding sequence ATGAGCGCCTTGGCGTCCGTTGTGTCCGACGAAACCGGCCCGTATCGGCCGTCTGACAGCGAGCCGTTCATGAACGAACGGCAGCAAGCCTATTTCAAGAAGAAGCTGCTGGCCTGGAAGGATGAGATCCTTCGCGAGTCCAAGGGCACGGTCGTCAATCTGAAGGCCGAGACCGAAAACCACCCCGATCTGGTGGACCGGGCGTCTTCGGAATCCGATCGCGCCCTGGAGTTGCGCACCCGCGACCGCCAACGCAAGTTGATCTCCAAGATCGACGACGCGCTGCGCCGGATCGAGGACGGCTCGTACGGCTACTGCGAGGACACAGGCGAACCCATCAGCCTGGGTCGTCTTGAAGCCCGTCCGACGGCGACCCTGTCGGTCGAAGCGCAGGAACGCCACGAACGCCGCGAACGCGTTCACCGCGACGACTGA